A genome region from Cognatishimia activa includes the following:
- a CDS encoding aldo/keto reductase produces MKTRKIGRNGPEVSALGIGAMSFSNFYGETDEARSHAILDVAREAGVTHIDTANVYGMGASEAAIGTYFAKHGAGLRDGFHIATKAAITRRDGKRFYDNTLEHLETELDQSLARLGTDHVDLFYVHRRNPDIPIEEVAGFLGQLKAKGKTLGIGFSEIAPTSLRRAVTEHRVDAVQSEYSLSTRAPELGLVQACAELGAALVAFSPVGRSLLTDDPIPLERASSLPWLGTNPRFQEPNYSANLEAVKPFRALATDMGLPAAGLAIAWVLAQGDHVTTIPGTRSVAHFMELVAGWQRVLTPDEVKAVEEALPLGWAHGDRYSEDQWVGPERYC; encoded by the coding sequence ATGAAGACGCGCAAAATTGGTCGCAACGGTCCCGAAGTCTCGGCCCTTGGTATCGGCGCTATGTCGTTTTCCAACTTCTATGGCGAGACCGATGAGGCGCGCTCGCATGCGATCCTGGATGTGGCGCGCGAGGCTGGTGTGACCCATATCGACACGGCCAATGTCTATGGGATGGGCGCGTCCGAGGCGGCAATCGGGACATACTTCGCCAAACATGGCGCTGGGCTGCGGGACGGGTTCCACATCGCCACCAAAGCCGCCATCACCCGACGCGATGGCAAACGGTTTTACGACAACACGCTGGAGCACCTCGAAACCGAGCTCGACCAGAGCCTCGCGCGTCTGGGCACCGATCACGTGGATCTCTTCTATGTGCATCGGCGCAATCCTGACATCCCGATTGAAGAGGTCGCGGGGTTTCTGGGGCAACTGAAAGCCAAAGGCAAAACCCTCGGCATCGGTTTTTCCGAAATCGCGCCCACGTCCCTGCGCCGCGCGGTCACTGAGCACCGAGTGGATGCCGTGCAGTCAGAGTATTCCCTGTCCACCCGTGCGCCGGAACTGGGGCTGGTTCAGGCCTGCGCCGAACTCGGCGCGGCTTTGGTGGCCTTCTCACCCGTCGGGCGGTCTTTGTTGACGGATGACCCGATCCCTCTGGAGCGCGCGTCGAGCTTGCCGTGGCTTGGCACGAACCCTCGGTTCCAAGAGCCGAACTACAGCGCCAATCTTGAGGCCGTGAAACCCTTCCGGGCGTTGGCCACAGACATGGGCCTTCCCGCCGCTGGCCTCGCCATCGCTTGGGTCTTGGCGCAGGGCGATCATGTGACGACGATCCCGGGCACGCGGTCGGTGGCGCATTTCATGGAGCTGGTGGCGGGGTGGCAACGCGTGTTGACGCCCGATGAGGTGAAGGCCGTGGAAGAGGCCTTGCCACTGGGGTGGGCCCATGGGGATCGCTATAGCGAGGATCAATGGGTTGGGCCGGAACGGTATTGTTAG
- a CDS encoding GNAT family N-acetyltransferase yields the protein MSIVIKAISAGDTLPLRHKILWPGYPVEHSLLDGDETALHFGGFLEEKLICVASLFRDGQTVRLRKFATDANFQGLGFGSLMLQHLLKVAHDLDAEVFWFDARETAVPFYKRLGFSIDGNRFFKGDIPYFRMSKSLTQEP from the coding sequence ATGTCGATTGTGATCAAAGCCATCTCCGCCGGAGACACCCTGCCCTTGCGTCACAAAATACTTTGGCCGGGCTATCCCGTCGAACACTCGCTACTCGACGGGGACGAAACTGCGCTGCATTTTGGCGGCTTTCTAGAAGAGAAATTGATCTGCGTCGCCTCCCTCTTTCGCGACGGCCAAACGGTCAGACTGCGCAAGTTCGCTACTGATGCGAATTTTCAAGGCTTAGGATTTGGATCTTTGATGCTCCAACACCTTTTGAAAGTGGCCCATGACTTGGATGCGGAAGTCTTTTGGTTCGACGCCCGAGAAACTGCCGTACCCTTTTACAAAAGACTCGGGTTTTCCATTGATGGCAACCGATTTTTCAAAGGTGACATCCCCTACTTTCGGATGTCTAAAAGCCTGACCCAAGAGCCCTAA
- the rpsA gene encoding 30S ribosomal protein S1, which yields MAMTSMEEFEALLNESFEMDTPDEGTVVKGKIIAIEAGQAIIDVGYKMEGRVDLKEFANPGEAPEVSVGDEVEVYLRAAENARGEAVISREMARREEAWDRLEKAYADDARVEGAIFGRVKGGFTVDLGGAVAFLPGSQVDVRPVRDAGPLMGMKQPFQILKMDRRRGNIVVSRRAILEESRAEQRAEVIGKLAEGDAVDGVVKNITEYGAFVDLGGVDGLLHVTDMAWRRVNHPNEILTIGETVKVQVIKINKETHRISLGMKQLMEDPWDIVAAKYPLESTHTGRVTNITDYGAFVELEPGVEGLVHVSEMSWTKKNVHPGKIVSTSQEVEVMVLEIDGAKRRVSLGLKQTMRNPWEVFAETHPEGAEVEGEVKNITEFGLFIGLPGDIDGMVHLSDISWEERGEDAIQNYRKGDLVKAVVSEVDVEKERISLSIKAVGGDKFADATGGVKRGSIVTVEVTAIEDGGIEVEYEGMKSFIRRSDLARDRADQRPERFNVGDKVDVRVTNVDNKTRRLGLSIKAREIAEEKEAVEQYGSSDSGASLGDILGAALKGDE from the coding sequence ATGGCAATGACATCTATGGAGGAATTCGAAGCCCTCTTGAACGAAAGCTTCGAAATGGACACCCCTGATGAGGGGACCGTTGTTAAAGGCAAGATCATCGCAATTGAAGCGGGTCAGGCCATCATCGACGTAGGCTACAAAATGGAAGGCCGCGTTGATCTGAAAGAATTCGCAAACCCTGGCGAAGCTCCTGAAGTTTCCGTTGGCGACGAGGTAGAAGTCTATCTGCGTGCCGCTGAAAACGCCCGTGGCGAAGCCGTTATCTCTCGTGAGATGGCACGCCGCGAAGAAGCTTGGGACCGTCTGGAAAAAGCATATGCGGACGATGCACGCGTCGAAGGCGCGATCTTTGGCCGCGTCAAAGGTGGTTTCACCGTGGATCTGGGCGGCGCAGTTGCGTTCCTTCCAGGCTCCCAGGTCGACGTACGTCCAGTACGCGACGCGGGCCCTCTGATGGGCATGAAGCAACCGTTCCAAATCCTGAAAATGGACCGTCGCCGTGGCAACATCGTTGTGTCCCGTCGTGCGATCCTCGAAGAGTCCCGCGCAGAACAGCGTGCTGAGGTTATCGGCAAGCTGGCAGAAGGCGACGCGGTTGACGGTGTTGTTAAAAACATCACCGAATACGGTGCCTTCGTTGATCTGGGCGGCGTTGACGGCCTGCTTCACGTCACCGACATGGCATGGCGCCGTGTGAACCACCCGAACGAGATCCTGACCATCGGCGAAACCGTCAAAGTTCAGGTCATCAAGATCAACAAAGAGACCCACCGTATCTCTCTCGGCATGAAGCAGCTGATGGAAGATCCATGGGATATCGTTGCAGCGAAATACCCGCTGGAATCCACCCACACTGGTCGCGTCACCAACATCACCGACTACGGTGCATTTGTTGAGCTGGAGCCAGGTGTCGAAGGTCTGGTTCACGTCTCTGAGATGTCCTGGACCAAGAAAAACGTACACCCAGGCAAGATCGTTTCCACGTCCCAAGAAGTCGAAGTCATGGTTCTGGAAATCGACGGCGCCAAGCGTCGCGTTTCCCTTGGTCTCAAGCAGACCATGCGCAACCCATGGGAAGTCTTCGCGGAAACCCACCCAGAGGGCGCGGAAGTCGAAGGCGAAGTCAAGAACATCACCGAATTCGGTCTGTTCATCGGCCTGCCAGGCGACATCGACGGTATGGTTCACCTCTCCGACATTTCCTGGGAAGAGCGTGGCGAAGATGCGATCCAGAACTACCGCAAGGGCGATCTCGTCAAAGCGGTTGTTTCCGAGGTTGACGTCGAGAAAGAGCGTATCTCTCTGTCCATCAAAGCGGTTGGCGGCGACAAGTTCGCAGATGCGACTGGCGGCGTGAAGCGCGGCTCTATCGTGACTGTCGAAGTGACCGCGATCGAAGACGGTGGCATTGAAGTGGAATACGAAGGCATGAAGTCCTTCATCCGCCGCTCCGATCTGGCACGTGACCGTGCTGACCAGCGTCCAGAGCGTTTCAATGTTGGTGACAAGGTCGACGTTCGCGTCACCAACGTCGACAACAAGACACGCCGTCTGGGTCTGTCCATCAAGGCACGCGAGATCGCAGAAGAGAAGGAAGCAGTTGAACAGTATGGTTCCTCTGACTCCGGCGCGTCCCTGGGCGATATCCTCGGCGCAGCTCTGAAGGGCGACGAGTAA
- a CDS encoding DEAD/DEAH box helicase has protein sequence MKQALQDALDERGYSTLTPVQQAVISDEHLGRDLLVSAQTGSGKTLGFGLAIAPTVLGEGERFARAETPMALVIAPTRELAMQVKRELGWLYAQAGAVMASCVGGMDIRSERRALDRGVHIVVATPGRLRDHIEKGAIDLSDVRAVVLDEADEMLDLGFREDLEFILGECPEDRQTLLFSATVPKMITALAQNYQNDAVRVVVKSETRQHADIEYRAMQVIDRDVENAVINSLLYYDAPNAIVFGNTRATVNRLTTRLSNRGFRVVCLSGELTQAERTNALQAMRDGRANVCVATDVAARGIDLPNLDLVVHAELPSSHETLLHRSGRTGRAGRKGTSALIVTKRSAKKAQRILKMAKLDADWGGAPTSEEVSEREDARMMADEGWATPVNESEQDTVAALTEAFTAEQLAAAYLRLRRTARSAPEELNVFADTKPRRKEDFGPSTWFSVAGGRKADAEVRRLLPMICKAGDLTKDDIGAIRIQQTETFVQVLNSSVDGFLASIGPDLTIEGSKITQIEGAPKLERPEQSDRPFKSRGPKRDGGKPFKKPRRDEDRPAKPHRKGDSNKSRDETVWKDLGPKADKAASDKPKSHKKRDNGLSDKPKGPPPPKGKPNSKKNKARAAAAKLAAKGKGTPASKGGEARPKRRG, from the coding sequence GTGAAACAAGCCCTACAAGACGCGCTGGATGAGCGCGGCTATTCCACTCTGACTCCGGTTCAGCAGGCTGTGATCAGCGACGAGCATTTGGGGCGGGATCTGTTGGTCTCGGCACAGACTGGGTCAGGGAAGACGCTGGGCTTTGGTCTGGCGATTGCGCCGACGGTTCTGGGCGAAGGTGAGCGGTTCGCGCGCGCTGAGACGCCCATGGCGCTGGTGATCGCGCCGACCCGTGAGTTGGCGATGCAGGTGAAACGCGAGTTGGGCTGGCTTTATGCGCAGGCGGGGGCCGTGATGGCGTCTTGTGTGGGTGGCATGGATATCCGCAGTGAGCGCCGTGCGCTGGATCGTGGGGTGCATATTGTCGTCGCTACGCCGGGGCGGTTGCGCGACCATATCGAAAAAGGAGCGATTGATCTGTCGGACGTCCGCGCCGTGGTGCTGGACGAAGCCGACGAGATGCTTGATCTGGGCTTTCGTGAGGATCTGGAGTTCATTCTGGGCGAATGCCCCGAGGATCGTCAGACGCTCTTGTTCTCGGCCACCGTGCCCAAGATGATCACGGCCTTGGCGCAGAATTATCAGAATGACGCTGTGCGCGTGGTCGTAAAATCTGAGACCCGCCAACACGCCGATATCGAATACCGTGCGATGCAAGTCATTGATCGCGATGTGGAAAATGCGGTCATCAATAGCCTGCTTTACTATGATGCGCCCAATGCCATCGTCTTCGGAAACACCCGGGCGACCGTGAACCGTCTGACCACGCGGCTTTCAAACCGCGGCTTCCGCGTTGTCTGCCTGTCGGGTGAATTGACCCAAGCCGAACGTACCAACGCGCTGCAAGCGATGCGTGATGGGCGCGCGAATGTCTGTGTTGCGACCGATGTGGCCGCGCGTGGGATTGACCTGCCGAACCTTGATCTGGTGGTGCATGCAGAACTGCCGAGCAGCCATGAAACGCTCCTTCACCGCTCGGGTCGCACGGGGCGGGCAGGGCGCAAGGGCACCTCAGCTTTGATTGTGACCAAACGCAGCGCCAAGAAAGCGCAGCGCATTCTGAAGATGGCGAAACTGGACGCAGACTGGGGTGGTGCGCCCACATCCGAAGAGGTCTCAGAGCGCGAAGACGCGCGTATGATGGCCGATGAGGGCTGGGCGACTCCGGTTAATGAAAGCGAACAGGACACCGTCGCGGCCCTGACCGAGGCTTTTACCGCAGAGCAACTCGCCGCGGCTTATCTGCGCCTGCGGCGAACTGCACGCTCGGCCCCCGAAGAGCTGAATGTGTTTGCCGACACCAAACCCCGCCGCAAAGAAGACTTCGGCCCAAGCACCTGGTTCTCGGTTGCAGGTGGCCGCAAGGCAGATGCCGAAGTACGGCGTCTTTTACCGATGATCTGCAAAGCCGGAGACCTGACCAAAGACGATATCGGCGCGATCCGTATCCAGCAGACTGAAACCTTCGTGCAGGTTCTGAATTCCAGCGTGGACGGATTCCTTGCTTCCATTGGTCCGGACCTAACCATCGAGGGTTCCAAAATCACTCAGATCGAAGGCGCGCCAAAACTGGAGCGGCCTGAGCAGTCCGACCGGCCTTTCAAATCGCGCGGACCAAAGCGCGACGGCGGCAAGCCCTTCAAAAAACCACGCCGGGATGAGGACCGTCCAGCCAAGCCGCACCGCAAAGGCGACAGCAACAAGTCGCGCGACGAAACGGTGTGGAAGGACCTTGGTCCAAAGGCCGACAAAGCCGCCTCTGATAAGCCCAAGAGCCACAAGAAACGCGACAACGGGCTAAGTGACAAACCTAAAGGCCCACCTCCACCCAAAGGCAAGCCGAACAGCAAAAAGAACAAGGCCCGCGCTGCGGCAGCCAAGCTGGCGGCCAAGGGCAAGGGGACGCCTGCGTCCAAAGGGGGCGAGGCACGTCCGAAGCGTCGGGGCTAA
- a CDS encoding glutaminase: MKTILDRISKHADAQTERGAVASYIPELASVDPKQFGMSVVMADGQSFSVGDAATRFSIQSVSKVFTLALALGRLGDQLWSRVGREPSGLPFNSILQLEHERGIPRNPFINAGALVVTDAILAGHQPREVLGELLRFVRAAAGDDDIHINKAVAKSETEHGARNLSLAHFMQAQGNFQNPPEMTCGTYFHQCAIEMTCEQLARAGRFLIGATGPSLISQSNVRRINALMLTCGHYDGSGEFAYRVGLPGKSGVGGGILMIVPNKASVAIWSPGLNAQGNSQLGTEAAEKFAEMTGWSVFG; encoded by the coding sequence ATCAAAACCATACTGGACCGTATCTCCAAACACGCTGATGCTCAGACCGAGCGGGGCGCGGTTGCGAGCTATATCCCCGAGCTGGCCTCCGTTGATCCCAAACAGTTTGGTATGTCCGTTGTGATGGCCGATGGTCAGAGCTTTTCCGTCGGCGATGCGGCGACACGTTTTTCGATCCAGTCGGTCTCTAAGGTCTTTACGCTGGCCCTGGCACTGGGACGTCTTGGCGATCAGCTCTGGAGCCGCGTGGGGCGCGAGCCCTCTGGCCTGCCTTTCAATTCGATCCTGCAGTTGGAACATGAACGCGGCATCCCCCGCAATCCTTTCATCAACGCAGGCGCTTTGGTTGTGACCGACGCGATCTTGGCGGGCCATCAGCCGCGCGAAGTGCTTGGCGAACTTTTGCGATTTGTGCGCGCGGCGGCCGGTGACGACGACATCCATATCAACAAGGCGGTAGCGAAATCCGAAACAGAGCATGGCGCGCGCAATCTGTCCTTGGCGCATTTCATGCAGGCACAGGGCAATTTCCAGAACCCGCCCGAGATGACCTGCGGGACATATTTTCATCAATGCGCCATCGAGATGACTTGCGAACAACTGGCCCGCGCGGGGCGATTTCTGATTGGCGCAACTGGACCGAGTTTGATTTCCCAAAGCAATGTGCGGCGCATCAATGCACTGATGCTGACCTGTGGGCACTACGACGGGTCCGGAGAATTCGCCTATCGCGTCGGCCTGCCCGGCAAAAGCGGTGTGGGTGGCGGCATCCTGATGATCGTGCCCAACAAAGCCTCGGTCGCGATTTGGTCGCCGGGGTTAAACGCGCAAGGCAACTCTCAGCTGGGCACAGAGGCCGCTGAGAAATTTGCTGAGATGACCGGTTGGTCCGTCTTTGGCTAA
- the ihfB gene encoding integration host factor subunit beta, which yields MIRSELIQKLADENPHLYQRDVERIVNSIFEEITEAMARGDRVELRGFGAFSVKQRDARVGRNPRTGESVAVEEKHVPFFKTGKLLRDRLNGKA from the coding sequence ATGATCCGGTCTGAATTGATTCAGAAACTCGCGGACGAGAATCCGCATCTTTATCAACGCGACGTAGAGCGCATTGTGAATTCCATTTTCGAAGAGATCACCGAAGCCATGGCGCGTGGCGATCGGGTCGAGCTGCGCGGCTTTGGTGCGTTTTCGGTGAAACAGCGCGATGCGCGCGTCGGCCGTAATCCGCGCACCGGCGAGTCTGTCGCAGTTGAAGAAAAGCACGTTCCGTTCTTTAAGACAGGGAAGCTCTTAAGAGATCGTCTAAACGGAAAAGCCTAA
- a CDS encoding lipopolysaccharide assembly protein LapA domain-containing protein, whose product MRYIRYAFLASLGVVLISVALANRGMVTLNLLPAPMGELLNFNFSVSLPLFIVIFMGIGAGLLIGFFWEYLREHKHRAAAGAAQRDLKNSQREVRRLKGKANEGKDEVLALLDEAS is encoded by the coding sequence ATGCGCTACATTCGCTATGCCTTTTTGGCAAGCCTTGGGGTGGTCCTGATATCGGTGGCTCTGGCCAACCGGGGTATGGTCACCTTGAACCTGCTGCCCGCTCCGATGGGAGAGTTGCTGAACTTTAACTTCTCGGTGTCATTGCCGCTGTTCATCGTGATTTTCATGGGGATCGGCGCGGGGCTGTTGATTGGGTTCTTCTGGGAATACCTGCGCGAGCACAAGCATCGCGCGGCAGCCGGGGCCGCACAGCGCGATCTGAAAAACAGCCAACGCGAAGTGCGCCGTCTGAAAGGCAAAGCGAACGAAGGTAAGGACGAGGTACTGGCCCTTTTGGATGAAGCGAGCTAG
- a CDS encoding phosphoribosylanthranilate isomerase, with product MDTKVKICGLTTPETIKAAAEAGVTYVGFNFFAKSPRYAAPELARALALDTPVGVAKVGLVVNADDAFLDHLADTVPLDMIQLHGKETPERVAEVRARYGLPVIKAIGIATAEDAKQIDVYGQVADQLLVDAKAPKDSVLPGGNGLAFDWQLINRKFWPKPWMLAGGLTPENVGLAVQMTGARQVDTASGVECAPGVKDPDLMRAFITAAREKTAPKL from the coding sequence ATGGACACCAAAGTCAAAATCTGTGGGCTGACCACGCCCGAGACCATCAAGGCCGCGGCCGAGGCGGGCGTAACCTATGTCGGCTTCAATTTCTTTGCCAAATCGCCACGCTATGCCGCGCCCGAACTGGCACGCGCGCTTGCGTTGGACACGCCGGTCGGCGTGGCAAAAGTGGGGCTTGTGGTGAATGCGGATGACGCCTTTCTGGATCATCTGGCTGACACCGTGCCTTTGGATATGATCCAACTGCATGGAAAAGAAACACCCGAGCGCGTGGCAGAGGTGCGCGCGCGCTATGGTCTGCCTGTGATCAAGGCCATCGGCATTGCGACGGCAGAGGATGCCAAACAGATCGATGTCTATGGCCAGGTCGCAGACCAACTTTTGGTCGATGCCAAAGCGCCGAAGGACTCGGTCCTACCCGGCGGCAATGGACTGGCCTTTGACTGGCAGCTCATCAATCGCAAGTTCTGGCCCAAACCTTGGATGCTGGCCGGAGGCCTGACACCTGAAAACGTGGGCCTTGCGGTGCAGATGACGGGGGCACGTCAGGTGGACACGGCCTCGGGTGTCGAGTGCGCGCCGGGCGTGAAAGACCCAGACTTGATGCGCGCTTTCATCACGGCGGCGCGGGAGAAGACCGCACCGAAACTTTGA
- the trpB gene encoding tryptophan synthase subunit beta, translating to MANDLFNSFMNGPDDKGRFGDFGGRFVSETLMPLILDLEAEYEKAKTDPSFWAEMDDLWAHYVGRPSPLYFAPRMTAELGGAKIYLKRDELNHTGAHKINNVLGQIILARRMGKTRIIAETGAGQHGVATATVCAKFGLKCVVYMGAHDVERQAPNVFRMRLLGAEVVPVTSGRGTLKDAMNDALRDWVTNVADTFYCIGTVAGPHPYPAMVRDFQAIIGKEVREQLAAQEGEGRLPDTVIAAIGGGSNAMGLFFPFLDDQSVNIVGVEAGGKGVNQKMEHCASLTGGRPGVLHGNRTYLLQDDDGQILEGFSISAGLDYPGIGPEHAWLHEIGRAQYVSITDKEALEAFQFSCRTEGIIPALEPSHALAHVMKLAPTLPKDHIIVMNMCGRGDKDIFTVARHLGFDMKDAE from the coding sequence ATGGCCAACGATCTTTTCAACAGCTTCATGAACGGCCCTGACGACAAGGGCCGCTTTGGTGATTTCGGTGGGCGTTTTGTGTCTGAAACGCTGATGCCGCTGATCCTGGATCTGGAAGCGGAATATGAGAAAGCCAAGACCGACCCAAGCTTCTGGGCCGAGATGGATGACCTCTGGGCGCACTACGTGGGCCGCCCAAGCCCGCTCTATTTCGCGCCGCGCATGACCGCGGAACTTGGCGGGGCCAAGATCTATCTCAAGCGCGACGAGTTGAACCACACCGGCGCGCACAAGATCAACAACGTGCTGGGTCAGATCATTCTGGCGCGTCGCATGGGTAAGACCCGCATCATCGCAGAAACCGGAGCGGGCCAGCACGGCGTTGCGACAGCAACGGTCTGCGCCAAGTTCGGCCTGAAATGCGTGGTCTATATGGGCGCACATGACGTGGAGCGTCAGGCGCCGAACGTGTTCCGTATGCGCCTGTTGGGGGCTGAGGTTGTTCCTGTAACCTCTGGTCGTGGTACGCTGAAAGACGCCATGAACGACGCCCTGCGCGACTGGGTGACCAATGTCGCGGACACTTTCTATTGCATCGGTACCGTGGCTGGCCCGCATCCTTACCCTGCGATGGTGCGTGACTTCCAAGCGATCATCGGCAAAGAGGTTCGCGAACAGCTCGCCGCGCAAGAGGGCGAAGGCCGCCTGCCTGACACCGTGATTGCGGCGATTGGTGGTGGCTCGAATGCAATGGGCCTGTTCTTCCCGTTCCTGGATGATCAATCAGTCAATATCGTCGGCGTCGAAGCGGGCGGCAAAGGCGTGAATCAAAAGATGGAGCACTGCGCGTCCCTCACCGGAGGCCGTCCGGGCGTTCTGCATGGCAACCGCACTTATCTGTTGCAGGATGACGATGGTCAGATCCTCGAAGGCTTCTCGATCTCGGCAGGCCTCGATTATCCGGGTATTGGCCCGGAACATGCTTGGCTGCACGAAATTGGCCGCGCGCAATATGTGTCGATCACCGACAAAGAAGCGCTGGAGGCGTTTCAGTTTAGCTGCCGCACCGAGGGTATCATTCCGGCGCTCGAACCCAGCCATGCGCTGGCCCATGTGATGAAGCTCGCACCGACCCTGCCTAAGGACCATATCATCGTGATGAACATGTGTGGGCGTGGCGACAAGGACATCTTTACCGTCGCACGCCATCTTGGGTTCGACATGAAAGACGCTGAGTAA
- a CDS encoding PepSY domain-containing protein — MKKILSTTAIVFLGTAAFAQSTDFEARITADLEGQGYTVVDVETEGGEVIVEATRDGTEFEFTYDAATEALLGTEEEPVDADEDEDDADEADDMDDEDDDMDDDEDEDEDDDEDEDEDDEDEDEDEDDD, encoded by the coding sequence ATGAAAAAAATTCTCTCCACCACCGCGATCGTTTTTCTTGGCACAGCTGCCTTCGCACAAAGCACCGACTTTGAAGCGCGGATCACAGCTGATCTGGAAGGTCAGGGCTACACCGTTGTCGATGTTGAAACCGAAGGCGGCGAAGTGATCGTCGAAGCAACCCGCGACGGCACTGAGTTCGAATTCACATATGACGCAGCCACCGAGGCCCTGCTGGGCACCGAAGAAGAGCCAGTCGACGCCGATGAAGATGAAGACGACGCAGATGAAGCTGACGACATGGACGACGAAGACGACGACATGGACGACGACGAAGATGAGGACGAAGACGACGACGAAGATGAAGACGAAGACGACGAAGATGAAGACGAGGACGAAGACGACGACTAA
- a CDS encoding helix-turn-helix transcriptional regulator translates to MDKNRAFLIAVTAVQGACAVFFVSDILLTIIGVRTNPIRWQTRELLEIGAAIGLTLGVVFGYLTLRRSLKRTAAAEASLRSVQMTFQEHIQDRFNAWELTAAERDVALFTIKGLSVSDIAELRATSEGTVKAQSAGIYRKAGVNNRTQLVSLFIDDLLEQDG, encoded by the coding sequence ATGGATAAAAACCGCGCGTTTCTGATTGCAGTTACAGCCGTGCAGGGCGCTTGCGCGGTGTTTTTTGTGTCTGACATTTTGTTGACGATCATAGGCGTCAGAACGAATCCGATCCGATGGCAAACCCGCGAATTGCTTGAAATAGGCGCCGCGATTGGCCTGACCCTTGGGGTGGTCTTCGGCTATCTGACCCTCAGACGTTCTCTGAAAAGAACAGCGGCCGCCGAGGCCAGTTTGCGTTCTGTACAGATGACGTTTCAGGAGCACATCCAAGACCGCTTCAATGCTTGGGAATTAACGGCCGCCGAGCGGGACGTAGCGCTCTTTACGATAAAAGGGCTTAGCGTGTCAGACATCGCTGAGCTACGCGCGACATCTGAGGGCACTGTCAAAGCGCAAAGCGCGGGGATCTACCGCAAGGCGGGCGTGAATAACCGTACGCAGCTTGTCAGCCTGTTCATCGATGACTTGCTAGAGCAAGACGGCTAA
- a CDS encoding DUF2237 family protein: protein MKADPSVNIYGETLIPCSTEPLTGFFRDGACNTCASDQGSHTVCAVMTDEFLAYSKYVGNDLSTPRPEYGFAGLKAGDSWCLCAARFLQAHDEGCAPKVNLAATHLRATDIVPLRVLEQYALP from the coding sequence ATGAAAGCAGATCCTAGCGTCAATATTTACGGCGAGACACTGATCCCCTGCAGCACAGAGCCTCTCACAGGGTTCTTCCGCGACGGGGCCTGTAACACCTGTGCCTCCGATCAAGGCAGCCATACCGTCTGTGCGGTCATGACTGACGAATTCCTCGCCTATTCGAAATATGTCGGGAATGACTTGTCTACCCCACGCCCCGAATATGGGTTTGCGGGGCTGAAGGCTGGGGACAGTTGGTGCCTATGCGCGGCGCGGTTTCTGCAGGCCCATGACGAAGGTTGCGCGCCGAAGGTCAATCTGGCTGCGACACATCTGAGGGCCACCGACATCGTGCCCCTGCGTGTTCTGGAGCAATACGCCCTGCCTTAA